The sequence below is a genomic window from Lelliottia sp. JS-SCA-14.
CTTAGCAGGCCCATAAAGCGCGGATAGGTGCGGTCGTTGTAGACGATGAACCCGGTGTCGATGGAATACTCCCCCGACGGGGTGGTGACATCGACCGTGGCGGTATGGCCGCCAACGGTGGGGGCCGCCTCGAACAGCGTCACCTGATGGTGCCCGGCCAGCCGCCAGGCGCAGGTCAGCCCGGCGATGCCGCTCCCGATGATGGCGATGTTCATGAGCGCACCATCCGGCGCAGCAGCGCGTTTTGCATAAACTGCGGCAGAGATGCCAGCAGGCGCAAAGCCAGACTGAATCCGGTGGGGAAGGCGATGTGCGCCCGGCCTTTCGCCACGCCGCGGCGGATGGCAGCCACGGCTTGCCCGACGCTCACTTTCGCGGGCATCGGGAAATCATTTTTGCGCGTCAGGGGCGTGTCGACAAAGCCAGGGGAGACAACCGTGACGGCCACGCCTTTCGGCTCCCAGTCCAGACGCAGGCAGTTGGCGAACCAGGTCAGCGCCGCTTTGGAGGCGCCGTACGCCTCGGCGCGCGGGAAGTGCAGCCAGTGCGCCATCGAACTCACCAGCACCACGCGGCTGCCGGGGGCGAGCGTGTTCTGCAGCGCAGCCAGACAATTTATCGGCCCGGTAAAATTGGTGCTCATTACCCGCGCGATCAGATCGACGTCGATCACCCCATGATCGAGATATTCGCAGGTTCCGGCGCACAGCACGGCGAGATCCACGCGGCAGTCGGCCAGCGCCTCGCGACAGGCCTGCGCGTCGGTCATGTCAAACTGACGCAGAGAGATCAGCGGGCTGTACTGGCGCA
It includes:
- a CDS encoding SDR family NAD(P)-dependent oxidoreductase, whose product is MMTVLITGASSGIGEGLAKSWADDGCRVIACGRDAARLEALRQYSPLISLRQFDMTDAQACREALADCRVDLAVLCAGTCEYLDHGVIDVDLIARVMSTNFTGPINCLAALQNTLAPGSRVVLVSSMAHWLHFPRAEAYGASKAALTWFANCLRLDWEPKGVAVTVVSPGFVDTPLTRKNDFPMPAKVSVGQAVAAIRRGVAKGRAHIAFPTGFSLALRLLASLPQFMQNALLRRMVRS